The following proteins are encoded in a genomic region of Cyclonatronum proteinivorum:
- the fmt gene encoding methionyl-tRNA formyltransferase translates to MTSLRIVFMGSPDFAVPSLEKLVGQSVHEVVAVVSGTDKKRGRGGALSPTPVKAKALELELPVIHADRLKGNTALEQELAALKPDLFVVVAFKILPDELLAIPRLGSVNVHASLLPKYRGAAPIHHAVMQGETETGCTIFRLDSGIDTGGIIKQVKTPIGHLETTGDVYTRLMQLGSEALLEAVDLLAADKAVFTPQNHAEASPAPKLFDEHCRLDFNQPAKQVHDHIRGLSPFPTAYAQLDGKKLKILRAEPKALPADHPLAQAGIGAVHADASAGTVWVRCGENALALGEVRYEGKRQMPAADFFRGWNGSLQLT, encoded by the coding sequence ATGACGTCACTGCGTATTGTTTTTATGGGATCGCCTGATTTTGCAGTGCCATCCCTTGAGAAGCTTGTAGGGCAATCTGTCCATGAGGTTGTTGCGGTTGTTTCGGGTACGGATAAAAAACGCGGACGGGGCGGGGCACTTTCCCCTACGCCGGTCAAAGCCAAAGCTTTGGAACTGGAGCTGCCCGTTATTCACGCGGATCGCCTGAAAGGAAATACAGCGCTTGAACAGGAGCTTGCCGCGCTAAAGCCGGATCTCTTTGTAGTCGTCGCATTCAAAATCCTGCCTGATGAGCTGCTTGCCATACCGCGGCTTGGGTCTGTGAACGTGCATGCTTCTTTGCTTCCGAAATACAGGGGCGCCGCGCCCATTCATCACGCGGTAATGCAGGGGGAGACGGAAACCGGCTGTACCATTTTCCGGCTTGATTCCGGGATTGATACCGGCGGCATTATCAAACAGGTGAAAACACCTATCGGCCACCTTGAAACAACCGGGGATGTGTACACAAGACTCATGCAGCTTGGCAGTGAAGCCCTGCTGGAAGCTGTTGATCTGCTGGCCGCAGATAAGGCTGTTTTTACCCCGCAAAACCATGCAGAAGCAAGTCCTGCACCGAAGCTGTTTGATGAACACTGCCGTCTCGACTTTAATCAGCCGGCCAAACAGGTTCACGATCACATCAGAGGATTGAGCCCCTTTCCGACCGCTTACGCGCAACTCGACGGGAAAAAGCTTAAGATTCTGCGCGCGGAGCCTAAGGCGCTTCCGGCTGATCATCCCCTGGCGCAGGCCGGTATCGGGGCGGTACATGCAGATGCTTCGGCAGGAACTGTTTGGGTTCGGTGCGGAGAAAACGCGCTGGCTTTAGGGGAGGTCAGGTATGAGGGAAAGCGGCAAATGCCGGCTGCGGATTTTTTCAGGGGCTGGAACGGGAGTCTGCAGCTTACTTAA
- the mgtE gene encoding magnesium transporter — protein MKNIYLERLDTMLREGIDNEEELHRICEMLHPAVLGQRLSELDPEDAKAILDRFMPENQALVLSHFRKEKAGEIAELYMDEMLADIIELMPHDDRVDLIKQIPQERREKLLMKVEQPDRDDIMRLSMYEEETAGSVMTSEFVTLRDTMTVEEALVSIRKVAKDRETIYNAYVVDGYNRLTGIVTLRELLLYAGGTKISDIMNTDVVFARDDEDQEVVANRLSEYDLIAMPVLDEQNKIMGIVTFDDVMDVRKEEATEDFHKMGSVGLMNISLSDAPIKLLIYKRLPWLLVLVFMNIFSGAGIAFFEDTIEAVVALVFFLPLLIDSGGNAGAQASTLMVRALATGEVKIRDWFRLFSKEIFVAVIIGIIMGVAVSLIGFFRAGPEVAVVVSLTMICCVTVGSLLGMSLPFLLQKFNFDPATASAPLITSIADIAGVLMYFSIATWYLSI, from the coding sequence ATGAAGAATATTTATCTTGAGCGTCTCGATACAATGCTGAGGGAAGGTATTGATAATGAAGAAGAGCTGCACCGTATCTGTGAAATGCTTCATCCGGCAGTATTGGGGCAGCGGCTTTCGGAGCTTGATCCTGAAGACGCCAAGGCCATCTTAGACCGCTTTATGCCTGAGAATCAGGCCCTGGTTCTGAGCCATTTCCGAAAGGAAAAAGCTGGTGAAATAGCTGAGCTTTATATGGATGAAATGCTGGCTGATATCATCGAGCTTATGCCGCATGATGACCGGGTTGACCTTATCAAGCAAATTCCGCAGGAGCGGCGGGAAAAGCTGCTGATGAAAGTGGAACAGCCGGATCGGGATGACATCATGCGCCTGAGCATGTATGAAGAGGAAACAGCCGGTTCGGTGATGACATCAGAGTTCGTAACGCTGCGCGATACCATGACGGTTGAGGAGGCACTTGTAAGTATCCGCAAGGTCGCAAAAGATCGCGAAACCATTTATAACGCCTATGTTGTGGATGGGTACAACAGGCTGACCGGCATTGTTACCCTGCGCGAGCTGCTGCTGTATGCGGGTGGTACGAAAATTTCGGATATCATGAATACCGATGTTGTTTTTGCCAGAGATGATGAGGATCAGGAGGTCGTGGCGAACCGTTTGAGCGAATATGACCTGATTGCTATGCCCGTGCTTGATGAGCAAAATAAGATTATGGGTATCGTTACTTTTGATGATGTGATGGATGTCCGTAAGGAAGAGGCTACGGAGGATTTTCACAAAATGGGATCGGTGGGGCTGATGAACATCAGTCTGAGCGACGCACCCATCAAGCTGCTGATTTATAAGCGCTTGCCGTGGCTGCTGGTGCTGGTGTTTATGAATATATTCTCAGGTGCAGGCATTGCCTTTTTTGAGGATACGATTGAAGCCGTAGTTGCGCTTGTGTTCTTCCTGCCGCTGCTGATTGATAGTGGCGGTAACGCTGGTGCGCAGGCGTCAACCCTGATGGTTCGTGCGCTGGCAACCGGCGAGGTAAAAATCCGGGACTGGTTCCGCCTGTTCAGTAAAGAGATTTTTGTAGCGGTTATCATTGGTATTATTATGGGCGTTGCCGTGTCACTGATCGGATTTTTCAGAGCGGGCCCGGAGGTAGCGGTCGTTGTGTCGCTGACCATGATTTGTTGTGTTACCGTGGGGAGTCTGCTGGGCATGTCCCTGCCGTTTCTGCTGCAGAAATTCAACTTTGACCCTGCAACCGCTTCTGCACCGCTGATTACTTCGATTGCGGATATTGCCGGCGTTCTGATGTATTTCAGCATTGCAACCTGGTACCTTTCTATTTAA
- a CDS encoding PspC domain-containing protein, whose protein sequence is MTTKTKSRTAEHTESQPLEAEFQVTDRDIEAAFRSFVAKEKPQKKSKALIGAFSAFGAVTLVLSVMMVLQMIGVPVGREISFAEHVLLPVIATLLVLLGWTTLSRKRKKRKEALAAEPLLKVNTRKSGETGAGRAQNGRSGDDGGATRYKDFSANDIRGKTFADKYASASSGKNTDEGVDAFALSRKKTIYRSRTDKRLMGVCGGLADYFGIDATFVRIGFALLVFPFQGMPLLLYIALAIILKKEPEF, encoded by the coding sequence ATGACGACAAAAACCAAATCAAGAACAGCTGAGCACACGGAAAGTCAGCCGCTTGAAGCCGAATTTCAGGTGACGGATCGCGACATAGAAGCGGCTTTCCGAAGCTTTGTGGCAAAAGAAAAGCCCCAAAAAAAGAGCAAAGCACTCATTGGCGCGTTCTCAGCCTTTGGTGCGGTCACGCTTGTTTTGTCGGTGATGATGGTGCTTCAGATGATAGGGGTGCCGGTTGGCCGTGAAATCAGCTTTGCAGAGCATGTGCTGCTGCCGGTTATCGCTACCTTGCTCGTTCTTCTGGGCTGGACGACCCTTTCCCGTAAGCGGAAAAAAAGAAAAGAAGCGCTTGCTGCAGAGCCCCTGCTAAAAGTTAACACCCGAAAATCAGGAGAGACAGGTGCCGGACGTGCACAGAACGGACGGTCGGGTGATGATGGCGGAGCTACACGCTATAAAGATTTCAGCGCCAATGATATCCGCGGGAAGACCTTCGCAGATAAATACGCGTCGGCTTCATCCGGGAAAAATACTGATGAAGGCGTAGATGCTTTTGCGCTGTCCAGAAAAAAAACGATTTACCGCAGTCGCACAGATAAAAGACTTATGGGCGTTTGCGGCGGACTTGCCGATTACTTTGGCATTGACGCCACCTTTGTGCGCATTGGTTTTGCCCTGCTTGTTTTTCCGTTTCAGGGCATGCCGCTGCTGCTGTATATTGCGCTTGCGATTATTCTGAAAAAAGAGCCTGAATTTTAA
- the def gene encoding peptide deformylase, protein MSILPIVTYNDPVLREKAAPITEDSPGLQRLIDDMFETMYNGQGVGLAAPQIGESLRLFVMDADPFTADEEGEEDLGPMVFINPEFSPVGEFKTATDEGCLSIPGVRESVTRPETIRVKWLDRELKPHEKTFSGWPGRVIQHEYDHIEGVLFIDYLGSFRKRLLRSRLNMVESGEVDAGYPVRPKRAAEADKG, encoded by the coding sequence ATGAGTATTCTGCCCATTGTAACCTACAACGACCCTGTACTCCGTGAAAAAGCCGCGCCCATTACGGAAGATTCTCCCGGGCTTCAGCGGCTCATCGATGATATGTTCGAAACCATGTACAACGGGCAGGGCGTAGGCCTTGCGGCGCCGCAGATTGGCGAATCGCTGCGTCTGTTTGTGATGGACGCCGACCCGTTTACAGCGGATGAAGAAGGGGAGGAAGACCTTGGCCCGATGGTGTTCATCAACCCTGAGTTTTCACCTGTAGGTGAGTTTAAAACGGCCACTGATGAAGGCTGCCTGAGCATTCCCGGTGTGCGTGAATCGGTCACGCGGCCTGAAACCATACGGGTGAAGTGGCTGGACCGTGAGTTAAAGCCGCACGAGAAGACGTTCTCCGGCTGGCCCGGTCGGGTGATACAGCATGAGTATGATCATATCGAAGGCGTTTTGTTTATCGACTATCTCGGAAGCTTTCGCAAGCGCCTGCTCCGTAGCCGTCTGAATATGGTAGAATCAGGTGAGGTTGACGCGGGCTATCCCGTCAGGCCTAAGCGGGCAGCTGAGGCCGATAAGGGCTAA
- the pbpC gene encoding penicillin-binding protein 1C codes for MMVSEPEKAVSVGSYFRFKGWRKAAWWLLPPFLLIIAFFAVPVPEFDVPYSTVVYDREGELLAARISDDGQWRFPPGGTLPDRYLTALLYFEDKRFMQHRGVDVRAIGRAVQENLHAGRIVSGGSTISMQLARLAETNPPRTLSRKLFESLQALRLENRYSKAEILQLYAAHAPFGGNVVGLEAASWRYFGREAGALSWAEAATLAVLPNAPALMHPGRNREQLQRKRDWLLQQLYEAGHFDALTLQLAQAETLPEVPLPLPQLAPHLLTRILAGGGNGTQRRTTLDAALQRRAAEVVVQHNNTLRANEIHNMAVLIAEVETGRVLAYIGNTPEPEGQRSRGHAVDIIRAPRSTGSMLKPPLYALMLHRGMLLPNTLIPDIPTQVAGYHPQNFSRTYRGAVPAAEVVSRSLNVPSVRMLQDFGLPDFHHYLQELGLTTITRPANHYGLTLILGGAEASLWDVAGMYASLGRHLLQYDARLPAQAPFQARPLRFTDSHRAEPEPTAFPLSHGAVWAMMEAMQNVNRPVGETDWRRFASARRVAWKTGTSFGYRDAWSVGLTPRHVVAVWAGNAGGEGRPGLTGVEAAAPVMFSLFGLLEDSGWFAEPVFSLQPVEVCRISGHRAGPDCSDTVTQAVPLTALETPACPYHQAFHADPETGLRVNSSCFPPENMTRQTQFVLPADRAHFYRANHPGYRPLPPWKPGCEPQESPGMAMALIYPTDGAEIYIPYELDGGRGKTVFEAVHEQGDVRLYWHLNEEFAGSTQGIHQLAVTPEPGRYRLTLVDEHGQQLTRRFTIMGDLRP; via the coding sequence ATGATGGTTTCGGAACCTGAAAAAGCGGTGTCGGTTGGTTCTTATTTCCGTTTTAAGGGCTGGCGGAAAGCGGCATGGTGGCTGCTGCCGCCGTTTCTGCTGATCATTGCTTTTTTTGCCGTGCCGGTACCGGAGTTCGATGTACCGTACTCAACCGTGGTCTATGACCGCGAGGGAGAACTGCTTGCAGCCCGCATTTCAGATGACGGGCAGTGGCGGTTTCCGCCGGGTGGCACGCTTCCTGACCGGTACCTGACAGCCCTGCTTTATTTTGAAGACAAGCGCTTTATGCAGCACAGGGGCGTGGATGTGCGGGCCATCGGACGGGCCGTGCAGGAGAATCTGCATGCCGGACGTATTGTCAGCGGAGGCAGTACCATCAGCATGCAGCTGGCCCGGCTTGCGGAGACGAACCCGCCCCGCACGTTAAGCCGAAAACTATTCGAATCCCTGCAGGCACTGCGTTTGGAAAACCGGTACAGCAAAGCCGAGATTCTGCAACTGTATGCCGCACATGCACCCTTCGGCGGGAATGTGGTGGGACTTGAGGCGGCTTCATGGCGGTACTTTGGCCGGGAGGCTGGGGCGCTGTCCTGGGCGGAGGCTGCAACCCTTGCCGTACTGCCCAACGCGCCGGCGCTTATGCACCCCGGACGCAACCGGGAACAACTGCAGCGCAAACGGGACTGGTTGCTTCAGCAACTGTACGAGGCGGGTCACTTCGATGCCCTGACCTTACAGCTCGCGCAGGCGGAAACCCTGCCGGAAGTGCCGCTGCCGCTTCCGCAGCTTGCGCCACACCTTCTCACCCGCATTCTTGCCGGAGGCGGAAACGGCACGCAGCGGCGAACAACCCTTGATGCCGCGCTGCAGCGCCGTGCCGCGGAGGTCGTTGTGCAGCATAACAACACGCTGCGGGCCAACGAAATCCATAACATGGCGGTGCTGATAGCTGAGGTCGAAACCGGTCGTGTGCTCGCCTACATTGGCAACACCCCGGAACCTGAGGGGCAGCGCAGTCGCGGCCATGCTGTCGATATCATCCGCGCGCCGCGAAGTACCGGCAGCATGCTCAAGCCGCCACTTTATGCGCTCATGCTCCACCGGGGGATGCTGCTGCCTAACACCCTTATCCCCGATATTCCCACGCAGGTTGCCGGCTATCATCCGCAGAATTTCAGTCGCACATACAGGGGAGCGGTGCCCGCTGCTGAAGTCGTTTCACGCTCACTCAATGTCCCTTCGGTGCGTATGCTGCAGGATTTCGGCCTTCCTGACTTTCACCATTACCTGCAGGAATTGGGCCTTACCACCATCACCCGGCCCGCAAATCATTATGGACTCACGCTCATTTTGGGAGGGGCGGAGGCAAGCCTGTGGGATGTGGCCGGGATGTATGCTTCACTTGGCAGGCATTTGTTGCAGTATGATGCCCGGCTTCCGGCACAGGCGCCGTTTCAGGCACGACCGCTGCGTTTCACCGATTCACACAGGGCGGAACCTGAACCTACCGCTTTCCCGCTTTCGCATGGTGCAGTCTGGGCAATGATGGAAGCCATGCAGAATGTCAACCGTCCCGTCGGGGAAACCGACTGGCGCCGGTTTGCTTCTGCTCGCAGGGTTGCCTGGAAAACGGGCACGAGTTTCGGCTACCGCGATGCCTGGTCGGTGGGATTGACGCCGCGGCATGTCGTGGCGGTTTGGGCAGGCAATGCGGGCGGCGAGGGGCGTCCGGGACTGACCGGTGTAGAGGCGGCTGCACCGGTGATGTTCAGTTTATTTGGTCTTCTGGAGGATAGCGGCTGGTTTGCGGAGCCGGTCTTCAGCCTGCAACCGGTTGAGGTCTGCCGCATAAGCGGGCACCGTGCCGGCCCCGACTGTTCGGATACGGTCACACAGGCCGTGCCGCTCACAGCGCTTGAAACGCCCGCCTGCCCGTATCATCAGGCATTTCATGCAGATCCTGAAACAGGGCTTCGGGTCAACAGTAGCTGTTTTCCGCCCGAAAACATGACGCGGCAGACTCAGTTTGTGCTGCCGGCTGACAGGGCGCACTTCTACCGTGCCAACCATCCGGGCTATCGTCCGCTTCCGCCCTGGAAGCCGGGTTGTGAACCGCAGGAATCCCCGGGCATGGCAATGGCGCTGATTTATCCGACGGACGGAGCCGAAATTTATATCCCGTACGAACTCGACGGCGGGCGCGGGAAAACGGTGTTTGAAGCGGTGCACGAACAGGGGGATGTCCGGCTTTACTGGCACCTGAATGAGGAATTTGCCGGAAGTACGCAGGGCATTCATCAGCTGGCGGTTACGCCTGAACCCGGACGTTACCGGCTAACGCTGGTTGATGAGCATGGACAGCAACTGACCCGGCGGTTCACCATCATGGGCGATCTAAGGCCATAG
- a CDS encoding 5-formyltetrahydrofolate cyclo-ligase: MQNLAEIREAKKKLRQEALARRMALSDDEWSERSTHIQSCFLDLFEGSTFDTVHLYTAMLLRNEIDTETLALRLLDAGKRVAVPVMSFADRSLSHFLVTRKTLWKTNRWGVSEPVDGEPVSAEDLELIVVPMVAADAACNRLGYGKGYYDTFLKETPALKVGLCFECCMVDRVPCEPHDVRLHHVITEDRFLSGAESGNR; the protein is encoded by the coding sequence ATGCAAAATCTTGCTGAAATCAGAGAAGCAAAGAAGAAACTCAGACAGGAGGCTCTGGCGCGTCGGATGGCGCTTTCTGATGATGAATGGTCAGAACGCAGCACGCATATACAGAGCTGTTTTCTGGATCTGTTTGAAGGGAGTACCTTTGATACCGTTCATCTCTACACGGCCATGCTGCTTCGGAATGAGATCGATACCGAAACGCTGGCCCTGCGTCTGCTCGACGCAGGCAAGCGGGTAGCGGTGCCTGTGATGTCGTTTGCGGACCGTTCGCTGTCTCACTTTTTGGTCACCCGAAAAACGCTGTGGAAAACGAACCGCTGGGGTGTCAGCGAGCCGGTGGACGGTGAACCGGTCTCAGCTGAAGATCTGGAGCTGATCGTTGTGCCGATGGTTGCGGCCGACGCGGCCTGCAACCGGCTGGGCTACGGGAAAGGCTATTACGATACCTTCCTGAAGGAAACGCCTGCCCTTAAGGTCGGCCTTTGTTTCGAGTGCTGTATGGTGGACCGGGTGCCTTGTGAGCCCCATGATGTTCGCCTGCACCATGTGATTACAGAAGACCGCTTTCTGAGTGGGGCCGAATCCGGTAACCGTTAA
- a CDS encoding RelA/SpoT family protein, with the protein MADSKTIIDWDLENYALGEVQQNDLNYLLQLCDKHLKSYDKSLISRAFKLTYQSHSKDTRASGEPYYLHPLAVACIIVEEIGLDDVSVAAALLHDTVEDTDVTLDDIRKHFGDVVAKLIDGLTKIAGFFKTKGAKQAETFMKLLVYMADDLRVVLIKFADRLHNMRTLHHLPKAKQIRIATETSELYAPFAHRFGLYKIKSELEDLCLKATDEHAFKFIARKLKEKKDMRESFIREFMEPIREQLERSGFNFEIKGRPKHIYSIHKKMVRQQKPFEEIYDLFAIRIILDLPHKKEDCWRVYSFITDEYTPIPERFRDFMSVPKANGYQSLHTTVITKRGRKVEVQIRTRKMDEIAEQGLAAHWKYKQGSQGGEGLDKFVNWVREVLENPGAESAQEFVKDFQLNLYSREIYVFTPKGELRTLPQGATPIDFAFDIHSQIGERAISAKVNGRLVPLRHKLSSGDQVEVVTGKVSNLNPDWIDHVVTHKAKARLRQFLKQEQRKISDLGQEAWEKKADRNNFKISDQDLARIARKLGFPSIQAMFFAIGNESYEINRLVKAVRSFLSKGRMEEEAQPAGLNQGRKVESTEVIEDMQMANAHTLTLDGELGNIKHVYANCCKPIPGDEALGYVSREGLLKIHRSKCRNLQHLMKASENTVQEIKWNMNSGGRFNGAIKVIGEDRQGLVNDISDLLSNKLKTNMKGIHVDSDDGTFEGTIVVYVEDIDHLRNVITNIRKVEGVKSAYRLE; encoded by the coding sequence ATGGCTGACTCCAAAACAATTATCGACTGGGATCTTGAAAACTATGCGCTCGGAGAGGTTCAGCAAAATGATCTGAATTACCTGCTTCAGCTATGTGATAAGCACCTGAAATCATACGACAAATCCCTGATTTCACGGGCATTTAAGCTGACCTATCAGTCGCACAGCAAAGACACCCGTGCTTCCGGGGAACCCTATTATCTGCACCCGCTGGCGGTTGCCTGCATTATTGTTGAGGAAATCGGGCTGGATGATGTCTCTGTCGCAGCTGCCCTGCTGCACGATACGGTCGAAGATACGGACGTGACGCTCGACGACATCCGCAAGCACTTCGGTGATGTTGTTGCGAAGCTGATTGACGGTCTGACCAAAATTGCAGGCTTCTTCAAAACTAAGGGCGCCAAGCAGGCTGAGACTTTCATGAAGCTGCTGGTGTACATGGCGGACGATCTGCGTGTTGTGCTGATCAAGTTTGCGGATCGCCTGCATAACATGCGCACGCTTCACCATCTTCCGAAAGCAAAACAGATTCGTATCGCGACGGAGACGAGTGAGCTGTATGCGCCGTTTGCGCACCGATTCGGCCTGTATAAGATCAAAAGCGAGCTTGAAGACCTTTGTCTGAAAGCAACCGATGAGCACGCCTTTAAATTTATTGCCCGCAAGCTCAAGGAGAAAAAGGATATGCGGGAAAGTTTCATAAGGGAGTTTATGGAACCGATCCGGGAGCAACTGGAACGCTCGGGATTCAATTTCGAAATCAAGGGGCGTCCGAAGCATATTTATTCCATTCACAAAAAGATGGTGCGGCAGCAAAAGCCCTTTGAGGAAATCTATGATTTGTTCGCCATCCGTATCATCCTTGACCTGCCCCATAAAAAAGAAGATTGCTGGCGGGTGTACTCCTTCATCACCGATGAATATACGCCCATACCGGAGCGCTTCCGGGATTTTATGTCGGTGCCCAAAGCCAATGGCTATCAGTCGCTGCACACAACGGTAATCACAAAACGCGGGCGTAAGGTTGAGGTGCAGATTCGTACCCGCAAAATGGATGAAATTGCGGAACAGGGCCTTGCGGCGCACTGGAAGTACAAACAGGGGAGTCAGGGAGGAGAGGGGCTCGATAAGTTTGTAAACTGGGTGCGGGAAGTACTCGAAAATCCGGGTGCGGAGTCGGCACAGGAATTTGTGAAGGATTTCCAGCTCAATCTTTACTCCCGTGAGATTTACGTATTTACGCCGAAAGGTGAGCTGCGAACGCTGCCGCAGGGCGCAACACCCATCGACTTTGCATTCGATATTCACAGTCAGATTGGAGAGCGTGCGATTTCAGCAAAAGTCAACGGACGGCTGGTGCCCTTGCGGCATAAGCTGAGTAGCGGCGATCAGGTTGAAGTTGTAACGGGTAAAGTTTCGAACCTGAACCCCGACTGGATCGATCATGTGGTGACACATAAGGCGAAAGCCCGGCTGCGTCAGTTTCTGAAACAGGAACAGCGTAAGATTTCTGATTTGGGGCAGGAGGCCTGGGAGAAAAAGGCGGACCGCAACAACTTCAAAATTTCAGATCAGGATTTGGCGCGCATTGCCCGCAAACTGGGTTTTCCTTCGATTCAGGCCATGTTTTTTGCTATCGGGAATGAATCGTATGAAATCAACCGCCTGGTGAAGGCCGTACGCTCATTTTTGAGCAAAGGGCGGATGGAAGAAGAAGCGCAGCCTGCCGGCCTGAATCAGGGCAGAAAGGTGGAATCGACCGAAGTGATCGAAGACATGCAAATGGCGAACGCGCACACCCTGACCCTTGACGGGGAGCTGGGAAACATCAAGCATGTGTATGCAAACTGTTGTAAACCTATACCCGGTGACGAGGCTTTGGGTTATGTGAGCCGGGAAGGTCTTCTGAAAATACACCGGTCCAAATGCCGCAATCTTCAGCATTTGATGAAGGCGTCGGAGAACACCGTGCAGGAAATTAAGTGGAATATGAATTCCGGGGGCCGTTTTAACGGAGCGATCAAAGTGATTGGGGAAGACCGGCAGGGTTTGGTAAATGATATTTCGGATTTGCTGTCAAACAAGCTGAAAACCAATATGAAGGGGATTCACGTGGATAGCGATGACGGCACGTTTGAGGGTACTATTGTGGTGTACGTGGAAGACATTGATCACCTGCGGAATGTGATAACGAACATCAGAAAAGTGGAAGGCGTAAAGAGCGCTTACAGGTTAGAATAG
- the ruvX gene encoding Holliday junction resolvase RuvX yields the protein MGNFSRILAFDVGHKRTGLAQSDPMHIIASPIGAFGEGELFEKVAAIIAAGPVSHFVVGWPIGQQGQRGASTQRVEQFVKKLNKRFPGIEVTLVDERFTSVMAKQQMIDSGMKKKKRQQKGIVDATAACIILQEFLDQNSNTR from the coding sequence GTGGGAAATTTCAGCCGGATATTAGCCTTCGACGTAGGGCATAAGCGCACAGGACTTGCACAATCGGACCCGATGCACATCATCGCGAGTCCGATTGGTGCTTTTGGGGAGGGCGAACTGTTCGAAAAAGTGGCCGCAATCATCGCGGCGGGTCCTGTTTCGCATTTTGTTGTGGGGTGGCCGATCGGACAGCAAGGTCAGCGCGGCGCTTCAACGCAGCGCGTGGAACAGTTTGTAAAAAAACTGAACAAACGCTTCCCCGGCATAGAAGTGACGCTCGTAGATGAGCGCTTTACTTCGGTAATGGCCAAACAGCAAATGATCGACTCAGGCATGAAAAAAAAGAAGCGACAGCAAAAAGGGATTGTTGACGCTACGGCTGCCTGCATTATCTTACAGGAATTTTTAGATCAAAACTCCAATACCCGATAA
- a CDS encoding HU family DNA-binding protein yields MTYTKRDIVRKISETKNLPMVQVEPWVDDVIVALRETMMEANPTCRIEIRDFGVFEVKLTKAKPKARNPKTNEVIYVPEHRKTHFKPSKLLKEFLRQPLESVDQE; encoded by the coding sequence ATGACATACACCAAAAGAGATATTGTCCGCAAAATTTCAGAGACCAAAAATCTGCCTATGGTACAGGTTGAGCCATGGGTTGATGATGTTATTGTTGCCTTGCGCGAGACAATGATGGAAGCCAACCCAACCTGCCGCATTGAGATCCGTGATTTCGGCGTCTTTGAGGTTAAACTGACGAAAGCGAAGCCAAAGGCCCGTAATCCGAAGACCAATGAAGTAATTTATGTACCTGAGCACCGCAAAACGCATTTCAAACCCAGTAAGCTTCTGAAGGAATTTTTGCGGCAGCCGCTGGAATCTGTTGATCAGGAGTAA